In one window of Nodosilinea sp. PGN35 DNA:
- a CDS encoding CAAX protease, producing MTDPTFDSLWQLVGGLLSFNAEAFWVFHRVPDSVALGVVFVAGFSQAVGQGIVLFINRVKPLRFVLSLVLSALLFVAGYLFWALSIWVASRWLLEQPIAWRAVRDSLALSYLPLIFSFLGAMPYLGVPLLRLLALLSLLTVVFGLAVLGQISLGQAAGHVALGWLALLVVQQTTVGQPIVNLGRWLSNWTAGVQLVVDRGQLKTLIAANPLGPGPATAIAPRGRVPSSPAAARPMPGALLQRRWPLGAGLRPSRRLTLLWIYGGLGLLALVVALSLEPLRGLMTTWYGQSRPARWFADLVWVGAIALVVGAMLAPLEALGWWAGWYGDGIPARPSPPAEASGPAAPAPQRYIVYLDGINQATADYQPTVARYLKELGQQLPADITLVKGLISYSVLNRSLTENRPLAFFWRGVETLTRRLGPWVGMIINIRNILIVAVSADQRFGPIYNQGVAQQVYESLLQNGYPTQGGIPLTLIGYSGGGQIAVGILPFLKRALGAPIEVISLAGVIGGNGRVMEAEQLYHLVGSRDPVERLGPIMFPRRWAIAPLSYWNRAKGKGKISFIPLGPVGHQVPGGVLDDQAFLPDGRSHLQQTLDLTLDILVGELRQHLDIQKIQVTQPGNYYRFQSAPFNHPSYYPVRQTLAAPWYHPAGDWLGRLILPTPAERSTLRGVWFELLHTPPAYRHCLGQRVVLRWRYDAGLKKRFGAVTRDIHFSAEAEASHRDGMILPTRLNHWRLVTPLESLAGARPVDDLIVKLPDPVVIEAPGAAGSRPLAAIALIVAHEPLQIAGLYYALVQVLGPVEAGSDRHRVVHYNPATQTFDGPEETVRLPEVVPDGDGIAPSTSRELARSPLNATGWYIYGAQSHEGEFVVQALRPRQLGQLRPDRTITSARQGRYYLRRESWANLVDKKGTTESVLIDPKATSESEAIARWRLGDQALLVHVYGGIGGENREPAAQGPIYFGHFAYGIATVVREPLTQELQFDLQYHQVYTHNRRGLVAGTLDWAKYMGDRQWGFLGTRPVSDILIKLPAYTEPFDFNGAAWAALDDLCIELELMTARYRTGDGTGVTYVGPANNCAQDSNQAMYASAAHLEAAVNAHRATLKAWEADNPEQARQFQQLLDLRRNLQQKLLPFGSARADWADERESLGSNLSDFPLQTLGRGLLSWRTMLPRKASDTITQLCLRHGASLWVLRTNQVGGHDPTIEPLAPFTL from the coding sequence ATGACTGACCCCACCTTTGACAGCCTTTGGCAGCTGGTGGGAGGGCTGCTGAGCTTCAATGCCGAAGCCTTTTGGGTCTTTCACCGGGTGCCCGACAGCGTGGCCCTGGGGGTGGTGTTTGTGGCGGGCTTTTCCCAGGCGGTGGGCCAGGGGATTGTGCTGTTCATCAACCGGGTCAAGCCGCTGCGGTTTGTGCTCAGCCTGGTGCTGTCGGCGCTGCTGTTTGTGGCGGGCTACCTGTTTTGGGCGCTCAGCATTTGGGTGGCCAGCCGCTGGCTGCTCGAGCAGCCGATTGCCTGGCGGGCGGTGCGCGACAGCCTGGCCCTGAGCTATCTGCCCCTGATATTTAGCTTTTTGGGGGCGATGCCCTACCTGGGCGTGCCGCTGCTGCGGCTGCTGGCGCTGCTCAGCCTGCTGACGGTGGTGTTTGGTCTGGCGGTGCTGGGCCAGATCTCCCTGGGCCAGGCGGCGGGGCATGTCGCGCTGGGCTGGCTGGCGCTGCTGGTGGTGCAGCAGACGACCGTAGGGCAGCCCATTGTCAACCTGGGGCGCTGGCTGAGCAACTGGACGGCGGGGGTACAGCTGGTGGTCGATCGCGGCCAGCTAAAAACCCTGATTGCGGCCAACCCGCTGGGGCCAGGGCCAGCCACGGCGATCGCACCGCGGGGCCGGGTACCGTCTTCGCCAGCGGCGGCCCGGCCCATGCCGGGGGCCCTGCTCCAGCGGCGATGGCCCCTTGGGGCCGGTCTCCGACCATCGCGGCGGCTGACCCTGCTGTGGATCTACGGCGGCCTGGGGCTGCTGGCCCTGGTGGTGGCCCTCAGCCTAGAACCCCTGCGCGGGCTGATGACGACCTGGTACGGCCAGAGCCGCCCGGCCCGCTGGTTTGCCGACCTGGTGTGGGTGGGCGCGATCGCCCTGGTGGTGGGGGCCATGCTGGCCCCCCTGGAGGCCCTGGGCTGGTGGGCGGGCTGGTACGGCGACGGCATTCCGGCTCGGCCCTCGCCCCCCGCCGAGGCGTCAGGCCCCGCCGCCCCAGCTCCCCAGCGCTACATTGTCTACCTCGACGGCATCAACCAGGCCACCGCCGACTACCAGCCCACCGTGGCCCGCTACCTCAAAGAGCTGGGCCAGCAGCTACCCGCTGACATCACCCTGGTCAAGGGGCTGATTTCCTACTCGGTGCTCAACCGATCGCTGACCGAAAACCGCCCCCTGGCATTCTTTTGGCGCGGGGTCGAAACCCTGACCCGGCGGCTCGGCCCCTGGGTGGGGATGATCATCAACATTCGCAATATCTTGATCGTGGCGGTGTCGGCGGATCAGCGCTTTGGCCCGATCTACAACCAGGGGGTGGCCCAGCAGGTCTATGAAAGCCTGCTGCAAAATGGCTACCCCACCCAGGGGGGCATTCCCCTGACGCTGATTGGCTACAGCGGGGGCGGGCAGATTGCCGTGGGCATTTTGCCCTTTCTCAAGCGGGCGCTGGGCGCTCCCATTGAGGTGATTTCTTTGGCCGGGGTGATCGGCGGCAACGGGCGGGTGATGGAGGCCGAGCAGCTCTACCACCTGGTGGGCAGCCGCGACCCGGTGGAGCGCCTGGGGCCAATCATGTTTCCGCGCCGCTGGGCGATCGCCCCCCTGAGCTACTGGAACCGGGCCAAGGGCAAGGGCAAAATCAGCTTTATCCCCCTGGGGCCGGTGGGTCACCAGGTGCCCGGCGGCGTGCTCGACGACCAGGCGTTTTTGCCCGATGGCCGCAGCCACCTGCAGCAGACCCTCGACCTCACCCTCGACATTTTGGTTGGGGAGCTGCGCCAGCACCTCGACATTCAAAAGATTCAGGTCACCCAGCCCGGCAACTACTACCGGTTTCAGAGCGCCCCCTTTAACCACCCCAGCTACTACCCGGTGCGGCAAACCCTGGCCGCTCCCTGGTACCACCCCGCAGGCGACTGGCTGGGGCGGCTGATTTTGCCCACCCCCGCCGAGCGCTCCACCCTGCGGGGCGTCTGGTTTGAGCTGCTGCACACGCCCCCGGCCTACCGGCACTGCCTGGGCCAGCGGGTGGTGCTGCGCTGGCGGTACGATGCGGGACTCAAGAAGCGCTTTGGGGCCGTGACCCGCGACATTCACTTCAGCGCTGAGGCCGAGGCCTCCCACCGAGACGGGATGATTTTGCCCACTCGCCTCAACCACTGGCGATTGGTCACCCCCCTCGAATCTTTGGCCGGAGCCCGCCCGGTGGATGACCTGATTGTAAAGCTGCCCGACCCGGTGGTGATCGAAGCCCCAGGGGCTGCGGGGAGTAGGCCATTGGCGGCGATCGCCCTGATTGTCGCCCACGAGCCCCTTCAAATTGCGGGGCTCTACTACGCCCTGGTGCAGGTGCTCGGCCCGGTGGAGGCGGGCAGCGATCGCCACCGGGTAGTCCACTACAATCCCGCCACCCAGACCTTTGATGGCCCCGAAGAGACCGTGCGGCTGCCGGAAGTCGTGCCCGACGGAGACGGCATTGCGCCCTCCACCAGCCGGGAGCTGGCGCGATCGCCCCTCAACGCCACGGGCTGGTACATCTACGGAGCCCAGTCCCACGAGGGCGAGTTTGTCGTCCAGGCCCTGCGCCCCCGCCAGCTCGGTCAGCTGCGCCCCGATCGCACTATCACCAGCGCCCGCCAGGGACGGTATTACCTGCGCCGCGAGTCGTGGGCCAACCTGGTTGACAAGAAAGGCACCACCGAGTCGGTGCTGATCGACCCCAAAGCGACCTCCGAATCAGAGGCGATCGCCCGGTGGCGGCTGGGCGACCAGGCCCTGCTGGTGCATGTCTACGGCGGCATCGGCGGCGAAAACCGCGAGCCCGCCGCCCAGGGGCCAATTTACTTTGGCCACTTCGCCTACGGCATCGCCACGGTGGTGCGCGAACCCCTCACCCAGGAGCTTCAGTTCGACCTCCAGTACCACCAGGTCTATACCCACAACCGGCGCGGGCTGGTGGCGGGCACCCTCGACTGGGCCAAGTACATGGGCGATCGCCAGTGGGGATTCTTAGGCACCCGCCCCGTCTCCGATATTTTGATCAAGCTACCCGCCTACACCGAGCCCTTCGACTTCAACGGAGCCGCCTGGGCCGCCCTCGACGACCTGTGCATTGAGCTAGAGCTGATGACCGCCCGCTACCGCACGGGCGACGGCACGGGCGTCACCTACGTCGGCCCCGCCAACAACTGCGCCCAAGACTCCAACCAGGCCATGTACGCCAGCGCCGCCCATCTAGAGGCCGCCGTCAACGCCCACCGGGCCACCCTCAAAGCCTGGGAAGCCGACAACCCCGAGCAGGCCCGGCAGTTTCAGCAGCTGCTCGACCTGCGGCGCAACCTCCAGCAAAAACTCCTGCCCTTTGGTAGCGCCCGAGCCGACTGGGCCGACGAGCGCGAATCCCTCGGTAGCAACCTGTCCGACTTTCCGCTTCAGACCCTGGGGCGCGGGCTGCTGAGCTGGCGCACCATGCTGCCCCGCAAAGCCAGCGACACCATCACCCAGCTCTGCCTGCGCCACGGAGCCAGCCTGTGGGTTTTGCGCACCAACCAGGTGGGCGGCCATGACCCCACCATTGAGCCCCTGGCCCCGTTCACCCTGTAG
- the ndk gene encoding nucleoside-diphosphate kinase — MERTFLMIKPDGVQRGLVSNIIGRFETKGFKLVGLKFMAVSRELAEKHYDVHRERPFFAGLVDFITSGPVVAMVWEGEGVIASARKIIGATKPLEAEPGTIRGDLGVTVGRNIIHGSDAPETAQAEIALWFSDGELVSWEPAAQGWLYE; from the coding sequence ATGGAACGCACTTTTTTGATGATCAAGCCCGACGGCGTGCAGCGCGGCCTCGTCAGCAACATCATTGGCCGGTTTGAAACCAAGGGCTTTAAGCTGGTGGGCCTGAAGTTTATGGCCGTCTCCCGCGAGCTGGCCGAAAAGCACTACGACGTCCACCGCGAGCGCCCCTTCTTCGCCGGGCTGGTGGATTTCATCACCTCTGGGCCGGTGGTGGCCATGGTGTGGGAAGGGGAAGGCGTGATCGCCTCGGCCCGCAAGATCATCGGGGCGACCAAGCCCCTGGAGGCTGAACCGGGCACCATTCGCGGCGACCTGGGGGTGACCGTGGGCCGCAACATCATCCACGGTTCCGACGCGCCCGAGACCGCCCAGGCCGAGATCGCCCTGTGGTTCAGCGACGGCGAACTGGTGAGCTGGGAACCCGCTGCCCAGGGCTGGCTCTACGAGTAA
- the cobA gene encoding uroporphyrinogen-III C-methyltransferase — protein sequence MVLAASQPGGVQPCGTVYLVGAGPGDPGLFTLRGKGLLECADVVIHDALVSAPILAMINPQATVIDAGKRRGRHSLGQEEINQLIVEQAQVHAVVVRLKGGDPFVFGRGGEEMAALVAAGIAVEVVPGITAGVAVPAYAGIPVTHRSQSSSVTFVTGHESAGKYRPRVNWRALAQGSETIVVYMGIHNLGTITAELLAADLSPATPVALIRWGTYPQQETLIGTLATIVAQVAAAGFEAPAIAVIGSVVNWHQVFSHCRPTGTIWPDR from the coding sequence ATGGTGTTGGCAGCTTCTCAGCCTGGCGGGGTTCAACCCTGCGGCACGGTTTACCTGGTCGGTGCCGGCCCTGGCGATCCGGGGCTGTTTACCCTGCGCGGCAAGGGGCTGCTGGAGTGCGCCGACGTGGTCATCCACGACGCCCTGGTGAGCGCACCCATTTTGGCGATGATCAATCCCCAGGCCACAGTGATTGACGCGGGCAAGCGGCGGGGCCGCCATTCTTTGGGCCAGGAGGAGATCAACCAGCTGATTGTTGAGCAGGCCCAGGTGCACGCCGTGGTGGTGCGGCTCAAGGGGGGTGACCCCTTTGTGTTTGGCCGCGGCGGCGAAGAAATGGCGGCCCTGGTGGCGGCGGGCATTGCCGTCGAGGTGGTGCCGGGTATCACCGCCGGGGTGGCGGTACCGGCCTACGCGGGCATTCCCGTCACCCACCGCAGCCAGAGCTCGTCGGTCACCTTTGTCACCGGCCACGAATCTGCCGGTAAGTATCGTCCCAGGGTGAACTGGCGCGCCCTGGCCCAGGGGTCAGAAACCATAGTGGTGTACATGGGCATTCACAACCTGGGGACGATTACGGCAGAGCTGCTGGCCGCTGACCTCAGCCCCGCCACCCCCGTAGCGCTGATTCGCTGGGGCACCTATCCCCAGCAGGAAACTCTGATTGGCACCCTGGCCACCATCGTCGCCCAGGTGGCGGCAGCGGGCTTTGAAGCGCCAGCGATCGCGGTGATTGGCTCGGTGGTCAACTGGCATCAGGTGTTTAGCCACTGCCGCCCCACGGGCACCATCTGGCCCGATCGCTGA
- a CDS encoding helix-turn-helix transcriptional regulator produces MGAKNLIKSLIDQKKITRYRFWQDTGLSRATAYRLCDDPSYIPTGDVIEKICRTYGWQPGDFIIYEPDEP; encoded by the coding sequence ATGGGAGCCAAAAACCTCATTAAAAGCCTGATTGACCAGAAAAAAATTACCCGGTATCGCTTTTGGCAAGACACCGGGCTCAGTCGAGCAACCGCCTATCGGCTATGTGATGACCCCAGCTACATCCCCACGGGTGATGTGATCGAAAAAATTTGCCGGACCTACGGCTGGCAACCAGGTGATTTCATCATCTACGAACCAGATGAACCCTAG
- a CDS encoding PHP domain-containing protein, which translates to MLDLHSHTTFSDGTLSPAALVAAAIAAGLKALAITDHDTLAGWDEAIAAAGDALEVVPGVELSTVENGRSLHILGFYPDRDALEPPLLERIAGRRRRARQMVEKLAQLGYPIELPPMAGNMAPGRPHLAAALVKAGYAQSKREAFDRWLGDNGPVFVQYDKFSAAEGIALLRDCGAVPVWAHPCLFKGSTVTALLPQLVEAGLMGVEVYHPHHSPSDVRRLEDYCRDHGLVMTGGSDYHGPPEPKQTQATPSARATATVGLNQPPLPLALLGPLKQAAAALGAGAAAAPDHCPLGHSHD; encoded by the coding sequence ATGCTCGACCTGCACAGCCACACTACATTCTCCGACGGCACTCTGTCTCCCGCCGCCCTCGTGGCGGCGGCGATCGCGGCGGGGCTCAAGGCGCTGGCGATTACCGACCACGACACCCTGGCCGGATGGGATGAGGCGATCGCCGCCGCTGGCGACGCCCTAGAGGTGGTGCCGGGGGTCGAGCTGAGCACCGTAGAAAACGGGCGATCGCTGCACATTCTAGGCTTTTACCCCGACCGAGACGCCCTCGAACCACCCCTGCTAGAGCGCATCGCAGGCCGCCGCCGCCGCGCCCGGCAGATGGTCGAAAAGCTGGCGCAGCTGGGCTACCCCATCGAGCTGCCCCCTATGGCGGGCAATATGGCCCCCGGTCGGCCCCACCTGGCGGCGGCCCTGGTCAAAGCGGGCTACGCCCAGTCAAAGCGAGAGGCCTTTGACCGCTGGCTGGGGGACAACGGCCCCGTCTTTGTGCAGTACGACAAATTTTCTGCCGCCGAGGGCATTGCGCTGCTGCGCGACTGCGGGGCAGTGCCGGTGTGGGCGCACCCCTGCCTGTTCAAGGGTTCCACCGTCACGGCGCTGCTGCCCCAGCTGGTGGAGGCCGGGCTGATGGGGGTTGAGGTCTACCACCCCCACCACAGCCCCAGCGACGTGCGGCGGCTGGAAGACTACTGCCGCGACCACGGCCTGGTGATGACCGGCGGCAGCGACTACCACGGCCCCCCGGAGCCCAAGCAGACCCAGGCGACCCCCAGCGCCAGGGCTACCGCTACCGTCGGGCTGAACCAGCCCCCCCTGCCGCTGGCGCTGCTGGGGCCGCTAAAGCAGGCGGCGGCAGCCCTGGGCGCTGGGGCCGCCGCTGCACCAGACCATTGCCCGCTGGGCCACAGCCATGACTGA
- a CDS encoding sirohydrochlorin chelatase: MSASTAYLLVFHGSRDPRPSQGMERLAHFVRSQEAGLWGHHPGSTARPGGRLDPSKRSAGVRLASAQPSAFPRRAVALDQLRPSLSLPADAQATILRSRVAPPETVSGPLVGTACLEIGAVPLHQQIIAFSRRACAAGVQRVRIVPLFLLAGVHVLDDIPAEVALAQQGLPDLSLEVCQHLGSHPGLRGLLRHKLRATTAEALIVLAHGSRRSGGNADICALAQGLGGTAAFWATAPSLDAQVIQHMQSGVQRLAILPYFLFAGSTTDAITHHTEELAERFPQMGFHLLPPLGPAPELARLIVDLALDRVPSRALQPAGAMQRVAFRHAVHPPSMVS, from the coding sequence GTGTCTGCATCGACAGCTTATCTATTGGTGTTCCACGGTAGCCGCGACCCCCGGCCAAGCCAGGGTATGGAGCGGTTGGCCCACTTTGTGCGATCGCAGGAGGCCGGGCTCTGGGGTCACCACCCTGGCTCTACAGCCCGCCCAGGCGGTCGCCTTGACCCCAGCAAACGGTCAGCCGGGGTACGGTTGGCCAGTGCTCAACCGTCTGCATTCCCGCGCCGCGCCGTGGCCCTAGACCAGCTGCGACCCAGCCTCTCCCTCCCCGCCGACGCCCAAGCCACCATCCTGCGCAGCAGAGTCGCTCCGCCCGAAACGGTCAGCGGCCCGCTGGTGGGCACCGCCTGCCTCGAAATCGGAGCCGTGCCCCTGCACCAGCAAATTATCGCCTTCAGCCGTCGCGCCTGCGCAGCTGGGGTGCAGCGGGTGCGCATAGTACCGCTGTTTTTGCTGGCTGGCGTTCATGTCCTAGATGACATTCCGGCGGAGGTTGCTCTGGCCCAGCAGGGGCTGCCCGACCTGAGCCTCGAGGTCTGTCAGCACCTGGGCAGCCATCCGGGCCTCAGGGGGCTGCTGCGCCACAAGCTGCGTGCCACCACCGCCGAAGCGCTCATTGTGCTGGCCCACGGCAGCCGTCGGTCGGGAGGCAACGCCGACATCTGTGCCCTGGCCCAGGGATTGGGCGGTACTGCTGCCTTTTGGGCCACGGCTCCCAGTCTAGATGCCCAGGTCATTCAGCATATGCAGAGCGGCGTGCAGCGCCTGGCAATTTTGCCCTATTTTCTGTTTGCGGGCAGCACTACCGACGCCATTACTCACCACACTGAGGAGCTGGCCGAGCGGTTTCCCCAGATGGGCTTTCACCTTTTGCCACCCCTGGGGCCTGCGCCAGAGCTGGCTCGTCTGATCGTCGATCTGGCCCTCGATCGCGTGCCCTCTAGAGCTTTGCAGCCCGCTGGGGCGATGCAGCGAGTGGCCTTTCGCCATGCCGTTCACCCACCGTCTATGGTCTCCTAG
- a CDS encoding GNAT family N-acetyltransferase yields the protein MHIRPGQAEDSPAIAALLTELGYPVTATAVTPRLERQLVHPDAVLLVAVDQEAVVGLISLHFVPQLALPGDFCRISYLCVAPASRGRGVGAALEAAAWNLAQERGCDRLEVHCHSRRTLAHRFYHRQGYTESPKYLVKPVEPSGLGDFKPTPS from the coding sequence ATGCACATCAGACCCGGCCAGGCGGAGGACAGCCCTGCGATCGCCGCCCTGCTCACCGAGCTGGGCTACCCCGTCACCGCCACCGCCGTCACCCCCCGCCTGGAGCGGCAGCTGGTGCATCCCGATGCCGTTCTGCTGGTTGCCGTAGACCAGGAGGCCGTTGTCGGTCTCATCTCGCTGCACTTTGTCCCTCAGCTGGCGCTGCCCGGCGACTTTTGCCGCATCAGCTATCTGTGCGTGGCCCCCGCGTCTCGGGGGCGGGGGGTGGGGGCCGCCCTCGAAGCCGCCGCCTGGAATCTGGCGCAGGAGCGGGGCTGCGATCGCCTGGAGGTGCACTGCCACAGCCGACGAACGCTGGCCCACCGGTTTTACCACCGGCAGGGTTATACCGAGTCGCCCAAGTACTTGGTCAAACCTGTTGAGCCCTCTGGTCTGGGAGACTTCAAGCCCACTCCTTCGTAG
- a CDS encoding cupin domain-containing protein codes for MTLNPSPIAIAASQAPLRTRPSHYPEPFASQMAGRVKRPLGDLFGLSNFGVNLTHLSPRAVSALRHSHSHQDEFIFVVSGQPTLYTDSGPTQLQPGMCAGFKAGSGNAHRLVNETEAEVVYLEIGDRTPGDTATYPDDDIAAQLVDGQWRFFHKDGTAYYDS; via the coding sequence ATGACCTTGAACCCATCGCCCATTGCGATCGCGGCCTCCCAGGCCCCCCTCCGAACCAGACCCTCCCACTATCCAGAGCCCTTTGCCTCCCAAATGGCGGGCCGAGTCAAGCGCCCCCTCGGCGATCTGTTTGGCCTCTCCAACTTTGGCGTCAACCTGACTCACCTATCTCCCCGGGCGGTGTCGGCGCTGCGCCACAGCCACAGCCACCAGGACGAATTCATCTTTGTGGTTTCCGGCCAGCCGACGCTCTACACCGACAGCGGCCCTACCCAACTCCAGCCCGGTATGTGCGCCGGGTTTAAGGCTGGCTCAGGCAACGCCCACCGGCTGGTCAATGAAACCGAGGCCGAGGTGGTCTACCTCGAAATTGGCGACAGAACCCCAGGGGATACAGCAACCTACCCCGACGACGACATCGCGGCACAGCTGGTGGATGGTCAGTGGCGGTTCTTTCACAAAGATGGCACGGCCTACTATGACTCATAA
- the cas12k gene encoding type V CRISPR-associated protein Cas12k (Type V-K CRISPR systems have also been known as with the large Cas12k protein, has also been known as type V-U5, and Cas12k as C2c5.), with product MAQKTIQCRLVASPTTRQYLWMLATEKNTPLINALIQAVVNHEDFETWRIKGRHPADVVTKLCKGLKTEAPFSGQPARFYASAEKAVNYIFKSWFTLQSRLQRQITGKQMWLTILKSDDELTEMCGQGLETIREKAAQVLAQIEKAVETDKTEGSPGKSTTDLIRAQLFKKHDQAKQPLIRCAAAYLLKNGGKVPEQSEDPEKFTHRRRKAEIQVQRLQDQIEARIPKGRDLTGQAWLSTLLTATTNVPKDNREHKQWQDKLLAQPRTIPFPILFETNEDLVWSRNQSDRLYVRFNGLSEHTFQIYCDQRQLPWFQRFLEDQDTKRASKNQHSSALFTLRSARISWQESDRKGHPWDTHYITLFCTVDLRLWSVEGTEEVRQEKAAETAKVLARLGEKDSLSDTQQNYAKRLTSTLERLNSPFDRPSQSRYQGKPNIIAGISLGWDNPITLAIWNASTQEVLVFRSLRQLLSKDYDLFLRQRREQGKQSHDRHKAQRQGKNNRFGTSHLGEHVDRLLAKAVVVTAQQYGAGSIAVPTLDNIREILQAEIQAKAEQKAPGSIEGQKRYAKQYRSSIHKWSYGRLLDQIGSKATQTGLVVEAVKQPWAGNAREMAKAVAIAAYKSRQAVVS from the coding sequence ATGGCTCAAAAAACTATTCAATGCCGCCTTGTCGCTTCGCCCACAACCCGGCAATACCTGTGGATGCTGGCCACAGAAAAGAACACCCCCCTCATCAACGCCCTCATTCAAGCAGTCGTCAACCACGAGGATTTTGAGACCTGGCGGATCAAGGGCAGACACCCCGCCGATGTTGTCACTAAGCTCTGCAAAGGCCTGAAGACCGAGGCCCCTTTCTCCGGTCAGCCTGCGCGGTTTTATGCCTCCGCCGAAAAAGCCGTCAACTACATCTTCAAGTCTTGGTTCACGCTTCAGAGTCGCCTTCAGCGCCAAATAACCGGCAAGCAGATGTGGCTAACTATCCTCAAAAGTGATGATGAACTGACCGAGATGTGCGGCCAGGGCTTAGAAACCATTCGGGAAAAAGCTGCTCAAGTTCTGGCTCAGATTGAAAAAGCCGTTGAGACCGATAAGACCGAGGGCAGCCCAGGCAAATCAACCACAGACTTGATTAGAGCACAACTGTTCAAAAAGCACGACCAGGCTAAACAACCCCTGATTCGCTGTGCCGCCGCGTACCTACTCAAAAATGGAGGCAAGGTTCCCGAGCAGTCCGAAGACCCCGAGAAGTTTACCCATCGCCGCCGCAAAGCTGAAATTCAGGTGCAACGCCTCCAGGATCAAATCGAAGCCCGCATTCCTAAAGGGCGCGACCTAACTGGGCAAGCCTGGCTCTCGACCCTGCTTACCGCCACTACCAACGTCCCCAAAGACAACCGCGAGCACAAGCAGTGGCAGGATAAGCTGCTGGCCCAACCCCGCACCATACCCTTCCCCATCCTGTTTGAAACTAATGAAGACCTAGTTTGGTCTCGGAACCAATCCGATCGTCTCTATGTGCGCTTCAATGGGCTCAGTGAGCACACTTTTCAGATTTACTGCGATCAGCGGCAGCTTCCCTGGTTTCAACGCTTCCTAGAAGATCAAGACACCAAGCGAGCCAGCAAAAACCAGCACTCCAGCGCTCTCTTCACCCTGCGCTCAGCCCGCATCTCCTGGCAAGAGAGCGATCGCAAGGGCCACCCTTGGGATACCCACTACATCACCCTCTTCTGCACCGTGGATCTCCGCCTGTGGAGCGTCGAGGGTACTGAGGAAGTCCGTCAGGAGAAAGCCGCAGAGACCGCCAAGGTACTTGCCCGCTTAGGCGAGAAGGACAGTCTATCGGATACCCAACAAAACTACGCCAAGCGGCTCACCTCTACCTTAGAGAGGCTTAACAGCCCCTTTGACCGTCCTAGCCAATCCCGCTACCAGGGCAAACCCAACATCATCGCTGGCATCAGCTTGGGCTGGGATAATCCCATAACTCTGGCTATCTGGAACGCCAGCACCCAGGAAGTACTGGTGTTCCGCAGTCTCAGGCAGCTACTCAGCAAGGACTATGACCTATTTCTACGGCAGCGGCGAGAACAAGGCAAACAATCCCACGATCGCCACAAAGCCCAGCGTCAGGGCAAGAACAATCGGTTTGGTACCTCTCATCTGGGGGAGCATGTTGATCGCCTGCTGGCGAAGGCAGTAGTGGTTACAGCTCAGCAGTACGGGGCGGGCAGCATTGCCGTTCCAACCTTAGACAACATCCGTGAGATTCTACAGGCCGAGATTCAGGCCAAGGCTGAGCAAAAGGCCCCAGGCTCCATAGAAGGCCAGAAACGCTACGCCAAGCAGTACAGAAGCAGTATCCACAAGTGGAGCTACGGCAGGCTGCTCGATCAAATTGGCAGCAAAGCTACCCAAACTGGGCTTGTAGTAGAAGCTGTGAAACAACCTTGGGCGGGTAACGCTAGGGAGATGGCTAAGGCTGTTGCGATCGCAGCTTATAAATCCAGACAAGCAGTAGTATCTTAG